The window GGTGTGACGGGGCTGTCGGAGCCGAAGGCGAGGGGGACGCCGGCGCGCAGCAGGGCCGCGAAGGGGTTCAGCGTCCGGGCCCGCTCGATGCCCAGGCGCCTGGCGTACATGCCCTCCTCGCCGCCCCACAGGGCGTCGAAGACGGGCTGCACGGACGCGGTGAGGCCGAGTTCGGCGAAGGCTGCGACGGTCTCCGGGGTGAGCATCTCGGCGTGCTCGACGCGGTGCCGGGCGGCACGCACACGGGCCAGGCCCACCTTCTCGACGGCGGCGCGCACACCGTCGACGACCGCGGTGACGGCGGCGTCGCCGATGGCGTGGAAGCCCGCCTGGAGGCCCGCCTCGGTGCAGGCGGCGACGTGGGCGGCGACGGCGGCCGTGTCCAGGTAGGCGGTGCCGGTGTGGGCGGCGTCCGTGTACGGCGCGTGCAGGCAGGCGGTGTGCGAGCCGATGGAGCCGTCCACGAAAAGGTCGCCGGCGGCGCCGTGGGCACCCAGCCGGCGCGCCTTGTCGACGTCCTCCTCCGCCCAGTAGCCGACGACCCGGGGACCCGGCTCCTCGGCGGCGAGCCGCAGCAGCCCTGCGAAGTCGTCCTCGGAGGAGATGCGCGGGCCGCCGCACTCGTGCACCGAACCGATGCCCAGGGAGGTGGCGCGGGCGAGCGCGGCCCGCTGCGCCTCGGCGCGCTGGGCGGGGGTGACCGCGGCGAACGCGGCGGCCCGCACGGCGTGGTGGGCGTCGGCGGTCAGCGGGCCGTCCACGGGCCCCTGGACCTCCGGTACGAGGTCGAGCAGCGCCGTGGTGACGACCGCGGAGTGCACGTCGATACGGCTCAGGTAGAGCGGCCGGCCACCGGTGGCCTCGTCGAGTTCGGCACGCGCCGGGGGGCGTCCGCCGGGCCAGCGGGCCGCGTCCCATCCGTGGCCGAGCAGGACGCGGTCGTCCGGGCGGGCGGCTGCGAAGTCCCGTACCCGGGCGAGCGCCGCCTCCAGGGAGGGCGCGTCGGACAGGTCCAGACCGGTGAGGGCGAGGCCGGTCGCGGTGGTGTGCACATGGGCGTCGGTGAACGCCGGGGTGACGAGGGCGCCGTCCAGGTCGACCACCTCGTCGACGCCGTCGGCGAACGCGTCCGCCGCCCCCTCCGAGCCGACCCAGGCCACCTGGCCGGCCTCCACGACCATGGCGGTCGCGAACGGGTCGGCGGGACTGTGGATCTCCCCCCGGCGCAGCAGGACGGTCCGGACCTCGGCAGCACGCTCACTCATGCCCCCAGTCTCCCGCCTCCCCCGAACCCGCCGGCACGCAGGTCGCCCCGGCACGCCCCGGAGCTCCGCCGCAGGCCCTCCGGGCGGGGTCAGACGCGGGGCGGGCGGGCTTCGTACGGGGTGGAGAGGACCACCGTCGTGCGGGTCGAGACGCCCGCCAACGTGCGCACGCGGGCGAGCAGTTCCTCCAGCTCGTGCGGGGTGGAGACGCGCACCTTGAGGATGTAGTTCTCGTCTCCGGCGACGCTGTGGCAGGCCTCGATCTCGGGGACACCGGCCAGGCGGTCGGCGATGTCGTCGGGGGCGCTGGGGTCGAAGGGTTTGACCGAGATGAAGGCGGTCATGGGCAGCCCCACGGCCTCGGCGTCGACGACCGCGGCGTAGCCGCGGATGACACCGCGCTGCTCCAGCCGTCGCACCCGCTGGTGCACGGCCGACGTGGACAGGCCGGTGGCCTTGCCCAGGTCGGTGTAGCTCATCCGCCCGTCCTTGACGAGCAGCTGCACGATCTGTCGGTCCAGCTCCTCCATGGCGCAAGAACCTACAGGGCGTCTGATCTCCCGGGACAGCCCAGCGGCCCGGGTCGTGTCCCGTCGGCGGACAAACACACCACGGCGGGCACCTGCGCACGGCATGTGACCAACGCCACACGCCCCGAAGCCCCTGCGTGATGCTCTCGTGATTACCGGCGAGAGCGGACGGGAAGTGCTTGCTGTGGTCGAGGCCGCAGTGCCTTTCACGGCCCAGCCTTAGGGGGAGAATCCCATGCAGAGTCTCAAGCGCCCTGGTCGTTCTGTGCCCAGGCGACGGCAGTCGGTCGTCGAACTCCAGCCGGAGTGGCTGGAATCCGATACCGACGACGATGTGGACGGCGCGGAAGCCGACGCCTACGACACCTTCGAGATGTACCGGGTGATGTGCCCGGAGTGCGCGCAGCCCATCGCCCTGCTGGCGGACGAGGAGGTGCTGCCGGAGCACGCGCTGTGCGCCTCGCCGTGGAACCCGTTCGGGCTCACGGTCTGCGCCGGTACGGGCCTCTGGGCGTCCGAGGCCCGGCCCGCGGACGAGTCCGTCGGTCCCCAGGAGCAGGACACCGCGCTGCTGCTGACGCTCCCGCAGGGCCTCGACTGGCGGACACAGCCCTTCTCGCACGTCGGCGGCCCGGGCTCCCGCCCGATGCGCGTGCCACAGCTTCACCGGTACGCCGCCTGAGCGGCGCCGCGGCAGCGCCGGGCGCCCTCGTCCGTCCGTGCGCCACGGCTCTGGCACGCAGGCCGCCGGGGTGCCGAACAGCCCACCCGTGTCCCGGAGGCCGCCGGCCCGGACGCCGGTGAACTCACGCTCGATTCCACCGGGTGGTGACCTGTGCGCCGCACTCCGCGTTGCCCGAGTATGACCACCACGCATCCGGCAGCCGGACGACGGCGGCGGGTCTTCGTGCCGCCGCCGCCCGCAGAATCGGTTCCGCCTGTGCCTCCGCAGCCCGCGGACCCGCCGATCTACCGCGACCTGATGCGCGCCTGGGCCGACCGCGGCCGCACCCTGCCGGGACGGCACGACCCGGAGTGGGTCCGCCTGGCGGCGCCGCCGGCCGGTCTCGCGCGGCTCAGCGGGTCTCGGGACCCGCTACGTGACGGGCGATGACCATCCGCTGGATCTGGTTGGTGCCCTCGACGATCTGCAGGACCTTGGCCTCGCGCATGTAGCGCTCGGTCGGGAAGTCCGTGGTGTAGCCGTATCCGCCGAGCACCTGGACGGCGTCCGTGGTGACCTTCATGGCCGTGTCCGTGCAGAACAGCTTGGCCATGGCCGCCTGCCGCGCGAACGGCAGGCCCGCGTCCCGCAGCCGCGCCGCCGCCAGGTACAGCGCGCGGCCCGCCTCGATCTGTGTCGCCATGTCGGCGAGCATGAAGCGCAGGCCCTGGAAGTCGGAGATCGGCCGCCCGAACTGCTGCCGGCCGGCGGCGTAGCCGACCGCCTCGTCCAGTGCGGCCTGGGCGAGGCCGACGGCGCAGGCCGCGATGCCGAGCCGCCCGGAGTCGAGCGCGGACAGGGCGATGGCGAAGCCCTGCCCCTCCTCCCCCAGGCGCCGGTCGTCGCCGACCCGGACGCCGTCGAGGTGGATCTGCGCGGTGGGCGAGCCCTTGAGGCCCATCTTCTTCTCCGGGGCCGCGGCGCTCAGGCCCTCGGCGTCGCCCGGCACCAGGAAGGCGGTGATGCCGCGCGGGCCCCGCTCTCCGGTGCGGGCCATCACCGTGTAGAAGTCGGCGACCCCGCCGTGGGTGATCCAGGACTTGGTCCCGGTGAGCACCCAGCCGTCGCCGTCCCGGACCGCCTTGGTGCTGAGCGAGGCGGCGTCGGAACCGGAGGCCGGCTCGGAGAGGGCGTACGCGCCCAGCAGGCCGCCGCCCAGCATCGCGGGCAGATGCTCCACCTGCTGCTTCTTGGTGCCGTAGGCGGCGAGCCCGTAGGAGGCGAGGGTGTGCACGCTCAGGCCGAGGCCGACGGTGAGGCGGGCCGCGGCCAGTTCCTCCAGGACCTGGAGGTAGACCTCGTAGGGCTGGTCGCCTCCGCCGTACGCGGAGTCGTAGGGCAGGCCGAGCAGTCCGGAGCGGGAGAGCAGGGTGAAGACCTCGCGCGGGAAGAGTCCCGCGTCCTCCTCCTCCGCCGCCTTCGGGGCGATCTCGTGCTGCGCGATGTCGCGGACGAGCGAGATCAGATCCCGGGCCTCCTCCGTGGGCAGTTGCCGGTCCACCGGCTGCGGGGCGCGGTCGGGCATGGCGACGCTCTCCTCCCTTTCGGGCACATCGGCGGATGTGCGCCTTGGGTGGGGCGGCTCCGCCGGGGTCGTTCTCGGGCCCAGCCGGGTGTCGGCGATCCCGGGTCTCGGTAGCTGCTGACCAGCGGCTGTGCGCTGTGAGTATGCCCGATCCGGGGCATCGAGTCACCGGTTAACGAGCGCTTACTTCTAGAAATCCCCGGGGCCTGAAATTGGTCCGAACCATTGACCCACTGGTCTAGTCCTCCTAGGGTGCCCCGGAACAACGCATTCCGCGTTCATGCCAATCGGCACGATCCCCTCTCCCCCACGAGGAGACACCGATGCACACTCCGCACCGCCTCCGGGCGCTGCTGTCCACCGCCTGTACCGTCGCCGTCGGCGCCGGACTGCTCGCCGGTGCGAGCACGGCCACCGCCACCCCCACCCGGTCCGCCGCCCCGTCGGCCGCCGAGGGCTCCAAAGTGGTCGGCTACTTCACCGAATGGGGCGTCTACGACCGCGGCTACCACGTCAAGAACATCGAGACCTCCGGCTCCGCGGCGAAGCTCACCCACATCAACTACGCCTTCGGCAACGTCACCGGCGGCCGGTGCGCCACGGGCGATGCCTACGCGGCGACCGACCGCGCCTACACCGCCGACGAGTCGGTGGACGGCGTCGCCGACACCTGGGACCAGCCGCTGCGCGGCAACTTCAACCAGCTCCTGAAGCTGAAGGAGAAGCACCCCGGCCTGAAGGTGCTGTGGTCGTTCGGCGGCTGGACCTGGTCCGGCGGCTTCGGTGACGCCGCGAAGGACCCGGCCGCCTTCGCCCAGTCCTGCTACGACCTGGTCAACGACCCCAGGTGGGCGGGCGTCTTCGACGGCATCGACATCGACTGGGAGTACCCCAACGCCTGCGGCGACACCTGCGACACCAGCGGCCGCGAGGCCTTCACGAACCTGATGACGGCGCTGCGCGCCAAGTTCGGCGGCGACGCGCTCGTCACCGCGGCGATCCCGGCGGACGCGAGCGACGACGGCAAGATCGACGCGGCCGACTACGCGGGCGCCGCGGCCCAGGTCGACTGGTACAACCCCATGACCTACGACTACTTCGGCGCCTGGGACGCGGCCGGGCCGACGGCTCCGCACTCGCCGCTGACCTCGTACTCCGGCATCCCGAAGGAGGAGTACACCACCTCGGCGACCATCACCAAGCTCAAGGGCCTCGGCATCCCCGCCTCGAAGCTGCTGCTCGGCATCGGCTTCTACGGCCGCGGCTGGACCGGAGTCACCCAGGACGCCCCGGGCGGCACGGCCACGGGCCCGGCGAACGGCACGTACGAACAGGGCATCGACGACTACAAGGTGCTCAAGGACACGTGCCCGGCGACCGGCACGGTGGGCGGCACCGCGTACGCCAAGTGCGGCGGCGAATGGTGGAGTTACGACACTCCGGAGACCATCGCGACCAAGATGGCGTACAAGAACGACCAAGGCCTCGGCGGGACGTTCCTCTGGGAACTGAGCGGCGACACGGCGAGCGGCGAGCTGATCAAGGCGATCGGCTAGATCCCGGACGCGGGGCGGAGGGCGAGTCCGCCTCCGCCCCGTCTTCTTCCCGTCCCTCGCCTCTCAGCCGTCGCGGCGG of the Streptomyces sp. NBC_01788 genome contains:
- a CDS encoding glycoside hydrolase family 18 protein, translating into MHTPHRLRALLSTACTVAVGAGLLAGASTATATPTRSAAPSAAEGSKVVGYFTEWGVYDRGYHVKNIETSGSAAKLTHINYAFGNVTGGRCATGDAYAATDRAYTADESVDGVADTWDQPLRGNFNQLLKLKEKHPGLKVLWSFGGWTWSGGFGDAAKDPAAFAQSCYDLVNDPRWAGVFDGIDIDWEYPNACGDTCDTSGREAFTNLMTALRAKFGGDALVTAAIPADASDDGKIDAADYAGAAAQVDWYNPMTYDYFGAWDAAGPTAPHSPLTSYSGIPKEEYTTSATITKLKGLGIPASKLLLGIGFYGRGWTGVTQDAPGGTATGPANGTYEQGIDDYKVLKDTCPATGTVGGTAYAKCGGEWWSYDTPETIATKMAYKNDQGLGGTFLWELSGDTASGELIKAIG
- a CDS encoding acyl-CoA dehydrogenase family protein is translated as MPDRAPQPVDRQLPTEEARDLISLVRDIAQHEIAPKAAEEEDAGLFPREVFTLLSRSGLLGLPYDSAYGGGDQPYEVYLQVLEELAAARLTVGLGLSVHTLASYGLAAYGTKKQQVEHLPAMLGGGLLGAYALSEPASGSDAASLSTKAVRDGDGWVLTGTKSWITHGGVADFYTVMARTGERGPRGITAFLVPGDAEGLSAAAPEKKMGLKGSPTAQIHLDGVRVGDDRRLGEEGQGFAIALSALDSGRLGIAACAVGLAQAALDEAVGYAAGRQQFGRPISDFQGLRFMLADMATQIEAGRALYLAAARLRDAGLPFARQAAMAKLFCTDTAMKVTTDAVQVLGGYGYTTDFPTERYMREAKVLQIVEGTNQIQRMVIARHVAGPETR
- a CDS encoding Lrp/AsnC family transcriptional regulator, which produces MEELDRQIVQLLVKDGRMSYTDLGKATGLSTSAVHQRVRRLEQRGVIRGYAAVVDAEAVGLPMTAFISVKPFDPSAPDDIADRLAGVPEIEACHSVAGDENYILKVRVSTPHELEELLARVRTLAGVSTRTTVVLSTPYEARPPRV
- a CDS encoding amidohydrolase: MSERAAEVRTVLLRRGEIHSPADPFATAMVVEAGQVAWVGSEGAADAFADGVDEVVDLDGALVTPAFTDAHVHTTATGLALTGLDLSDAPSLEAALARVRDFAAARPDDRVLLGHGWDAARWPGGRPPARAELDEATGGRPLYLSRIDVHSAVVTTALLDLVPEVQGPVDGPLTADAHHAVRAAAFAAVTPAQRAEAQRAALARATSLGIGSVHECGGPRISSEDDFAGLLRLAAEEPGPRVVGYWAEEDVDKARRLGAHGAAGDLFVDGSIGSHTACLHAPYTDAAHTGTAYLDTAAVAAHVAACTEAGLQAGFHAIGDAAVTAVVDGVRAAVEKVGLARVRAARHRVEHAEMLTPETVAAFAELGLTASVQPVFDALWGGEEGMYARRLGIERARTLNPFAALLRAGVPLAFGSDSPVTPLDPWGTVRAAAFHRTPEHRVSVRAAFTAHTRGGWRAVGRDDAGILVPGAPADYAVWSTGELVVQAPDDRVARWSTDPRSGTPGLPDLTPGRDLPVCLRTVVGGRTVFVRPGE